TTGTAACTTTTCATGATCGCGTGTGTTTGTGCAtgtatcttattttaaaattggtgTATTATATTCATACGAGCTATGAATTGTTAGATACTagctcaaaaaataataatttatgtggATACAAATTCATACTAAAAGAATGGAAAGTTTTGGTGTTTGATGTAGTGGTTCACACTTAGTTGTGTTTTGATAGGTTGGACTATGAAGTAGCAGAGCTGACGTGGGAAAACGGGCAGTTAGCCATGCATGGCTTGGGCCCTCCGCGCGTGGTTAACAAGCCTACTCTCGCGTCGTCCCCAACGAAGTACAGTAATTGGGATAGGCCACGCGCCGGTGGCACGCTGGAATCTATAGTCAACCAAGCAACCGGACACCTCCGCCCGAAGTCCGCCGTGGACGGTGGCGGAGGAGACAATGCCAAGGAGCTGGTGCCATGGTTCGACCCCCACCGTGCCGCCATAGTCAACCCCGCCACCGCCAGCGCCTCCATCACCGTGACCATGGACGCCCTCGTGCCGTGCAACAACAACAGCATCTGTAGAAATGATAACAATCAAGAAAACTCCGCTCACGTGCTGGAGGGAATCGGCACGTGCGTGGTGGGCTGCTCCACCCGAGTGGGATCGTGCAGTGCTGCCGCCGTCGCCACGGATGGCGGGGATCGGGTGGCGCGTGTGGGAGTATGCAGTTGCAAGGCTAATGCTAGCGCGAGCGAGAGCGCCACCTGCGGGGGGAGAGACAGCCGCCAGTTGACGCTTGACACCTGCGAGAGAGAATTGGGTGGTGGAGGGTTCACGTCGACTTCGCTCTGGTCGCCGGAGAACACGAGCTCCGGCAAAGAATACACCAAGACCTCCGCCGACGACCATGACTCCGTTTGTCACAGTAGATCACAGGCATGTAACCCATCGCTGTCCATTTACATGTCATCTCGCACATTCTTGCACTCACTTTGAATACTTtgtcataaatttattatcttattttcaaaaattcaaaaaacaaaagaaatcattcattttataatttttatttctgaaacaaaataataatccTGTCATGCATCCCACATCAGTCGTAAAAGCCGAACAAGCCCAAGCTCTTCCCTCCTTaagtatattttcaaatacaaaCTCGTAAGATTCCAATCATCTTATGACAAAATTgttactcaaattaaatttggtcgAAACAAACTAATCACAGTGTAAGTGTGATACACTTATCATGtaattgattgttttttcagaaattatacataaatcacATTGCACGTATATTGCATCTGTCATGTAATTGGATCTTATCTGACTAAACCCGATTTTGCTTGAAATTTTCCTCATGGCACATATACTTTTTTGAGCTTATAAGCGACACAAACTTCTTTTTGACAtagatataaacaaatatgtggcgttatctaataaaataataaattataagaaaatattaaaatatggatTCCCTGCAAAATCTAATTTGATTaagaattttgataaataaattaaattagaaaaatgatTCATGTGAAGCttgtatttttagaatttgtatagaggttttacttattttatatttaataatcacaaaaaataataaataataaatatttatattggaTGCAGAGGGATGCATTTGATGAGGAAGGCAAAAAGAAAGGAAGTGGAAAATCATCAGTGTCAACAAAAAGGAGTAGGGCTGCGGCTATCCATAACCAGTCTGAAAGAGtaggttttaatttctttctcaattttccataattaattgtttttggtGAAATGTTTACTTtttgaaccaaaaaaaaaaaaaatacaaaggaaagaaaattctaattcgaATCTAGTTTGGTTGTacttgaactaattatataacaagtgcAATACATTTACTGCGTAATTGGTGTACTGTTCAAGAAAAACAACCAATTGCCTGTCACGtttattgtatttgttatgtgattggtttgaTTCAGTCAAACATGATCTGCGTAAGaatctttaaaaaagaaatctaCAAGTAATCTGAAAAagtgtatatttaatttgcaatttctttctatttttgaaCTGTTTATAGTAAGCAGTTCTTTACCGAGTGTAGCAGCTTgcctataaaattataaatgttaagTCGTTTTTACAAACACCCCGGCATCAAAATTTTcctacatttttcttttattttcatgacgTTTGCACTGCTTAACTTACAACTTtctttataattgtaaaaaagcaaaaattattgcaaaaattccttaaatttgaaagaaaataattataaataaaaaataatatttgaaaatgttaTGAGTTAAGACTAATTGATGATGCATGCATGTATCAGAAAAGAagggataaaattaatcaaaggATGAAGACATTGCAGAAGATGGTCCCAAATTCCAGCAAGGTATgtaagaattaaattttataatttaataattatgcatAATTATTCACATCATGATTTACAGTTTTGCCCtcagatatttttatttttatttttttcattgctACGTCAGTATATGCAAACTCAAATAGTGattcaatacatcaatatttctaaatcgataaatatatagaaaataaacaaatatacaatACACTCGTATTAAAAATAGACTATAAACGCAGATCCATGGGacttgaatatattattattttagcaGTATGagcataaattatataaatatatatagtgtgtatattaaatttaatttgatttgaattattattattattattattgtaaataataaataagtgatgctaattaatcattatattCTTAGTTATCTATTAACATGGGCCACACtatttgattattgttttGGCACCCCACAACTTTTGCACCACttctttattgaaaaatatcccaaaattataaatttttagataaatgaaaatttatatatatatatatagaaaaaaaaacataataaattgtaCAATTAAGTGTCATTAATAATGAAACGTACATTTTGTTGATGTGACAAtgatttatactatttattatttatagatCGATCCATACATGTAATAATTACTTCAGAAAACGCGTAGGAAAAAACaagtaatatatcaatatactGTAAATTTATCGTTGGAATTATTCGATATGACGTAATTTACacatattgtatatataagttttcCTAGAGAGTGTGTGAGAACACACTAAATAATTGTGATCATGACATATTAGCATAATGTGAATATACTATCAAAATAgtataatatgaattatataatagggttaaatataatttatttatttttttgtaaaattagaaaagtttttaataaaagtttaattaaaaaatatataaaaacccTCCTCcgatatttgaaaaatgatgcAGAATCGACAGGCAGCTTGCATCGTACTTCAAATGCCAAAGGgagttttttgtatttttttcatgatttttatttcaaattaagttGCATCTTCTactctatttaatatatatacgatACATGTATAAACTTTttcgtaaaaaaaatatatacaggtgacgtgtatatattaaatggaatAGAAGATTCAGCATGATTTAAAATAGACAATCCAATCCGACTTTAAATCGAACCCAAATTTAAGATATTGAACGGTTCAAAGTAAGGTAGTTTAGAGGGAATTCTAATCCAGATCAGATTTAGTAAGACTTGGACCAATTATAGGCAAGCGTAATACACTTATCTTGTGACTGAAAAAGCaatcaatcacatgacaagtgtGTGTGATTAGTTTGGTTCGACTAGACctgatttgaataagaattttctgaTAGTGTACAcactatagaaaaaaattcttaccacAATCAGGTTGGATCAGaccaaattaatcacaaaataagtgtCGAATCCATCATGTtattggtttgattttttatttgatttaaacaccaatcatattaaaaattatatctattacacttgttatataattaattttaacacaAACATCCAATTTGTGTTGGAATTTATGAGAGGATAGATAGATAAGCCCAATAGAGACAAAGGGGTCTGAGAAGTGGTCCAAGAATTGATGCAAATTCATATGGAAGTGTTTGATTTAGGGCAGAGTGTAGTGAAGGTAGTCCACACACATACTTGGAGCTCAGACGACAGGCAGACAggttggggggtgggggggaggGGTTGTTTGTTGGGAAGACAAACTGGAATTGATACACACCACATAAATTTTAGCACACGGCCGGACTTTTACTAAAATCCCCTTTTATGGTTGTCTGCGACATGTCCGCTGTCGTTGACGTGGCTATCTTTGACAGCACTAAATATAGTAAACTTCCCATGTattattttaggataaattacaaatatctcttataaaatttagatattaacgaccagttaattaatatttttctacaaatgATTGTCCTGAACGGatgtttattaaataattattaattttaaaagtatttataattatttaaataatatttttttataattataataaattttaggaaagtCTATTGTAGTTTATCtcttattttgtttcctaTTTAAGTGTAAAAAAATGTCattgtgtattttatttaagaattttttatatataccacatatatatatatatatatattaaataaaataagaatatgctcgaatttaaaataaaaacttcaaTTCATATTTGGCCCTGCACTGATTAagtgtttttatttcatacaaatcataaaaatataaaaattatgtataaaaataattacaattataatgtatatattaaattcaattaaaagaataatacgTTTAGGAGTAGATAAAAATTCTTTATGATTAGCTCGACAtgctgatttttcttttttttatagctatggagttatatattttcttgaagtatattttttaattatttttaatatacaattatttaaaattcttccatcaaattcaaattcattcgTCCGAATGCAGTTTGAGAGAAAGTTAGTAAAAAGTGATTGTCATTATTGGTGCAGACAGATAAAGCGTCAATGTTGGATGAAGTGATAGAGTACTTGAAACAACTGCAAGCACAGGTGCAGATGATGAGCAGGATGAACATGCCATCCATGATGCTCCCACTTGCcatgcagcagcagcagcagcttcACATGTCCATGATGAGCATGGCGGGATTGGGAGTCATGGACTTGAACACTATCGGGCGTGCCGCCGCAATGCCGCCTTGTGCCAGCAGCCGCAGCAGTTATTCCGCCGCCTGCTGCCTTCATGCCAATGGCCTCGTGGGATATTCAGGGCGATCGACTGCCCTCGCCTGCGGTGGTGCCGGACTTTTTGTCGGCGGCGCTCCTTGCATGCCAGTCTCAAgtgagttttattttaatttaattttcaactcccaatataaataaaataattataaaatcacttttttaatgttttgatatattaccaaaagaaattaaaaattctcgTTTTTCacattactaatattttgaaaaaagaaattataatgtcaaatgtgatttttcttttccaacttAAGGGAGTTTTGTAATTTACGTAAATTATATGGGTGCtggtttaattatttgaaaataaatactatacTTATAGAACAatgtctttatttttttaaaactagtCATAGTTGCACATCATTTCTGTgggcatataataaatattttaattttaaatatattatttaagagaaaaatataagctAACACATcattattctaaaataaaaaaagaaagaaagaaaaaaaaataacttattaaaatataaaaaaatgaataagtcAGTTATTTTATCAGTTCGATGGCTTTTTTagattgaaaaaattgatgtggcagtattacaaaaaaattcaagacatCCGTATGATCCAAACCTTTgggttttaaataaaaaatattatggtaaaatttaaataaatattatgtaaaaaatccaattaattgcatgcaagactttttttttattgaaaatttttggagCTTCAGTCTTTCGTggaaattaaactaaaaataaagtatatatatatatgtgtgtgtgtgtgtgtgtgtgcattcATCTAAatgggaaagaaaaattaaatttaattgtaattaacatTATGAGATTTTGATCGCAGCCAATGACGATTGATGGTTACAGCAGGCTAGCAGCTTTGTTTCAGCAATTCCAACAACCCCCTACTTCTGgctgaaataatttatttaatcaattttaattttgtaaaaaattctCTGTTTATGCAGGAGATCTTGGGCAATTATAATAAAGGGCATAACAATGgatatattctaatttatgtataagtgtgaaaattaaaattattctcttgttctgttttttgaatttatgatgatgtaattttaattttttttcctattctttttagtatttaattaaattttaatatttacttttgcTTATTAATGTTTTCCCGAGAgaaattctagtttgaattgagtttaaataaatttgaaaatttctttttgcttGATGTGTATCTGGGTCAAATCGCACCACAATGGGTCCAGGATCttcattgaaatattaagATCAAAGGATGACCAACCTGCAAAATAGGAACTCGCATTccaatgcttaagtcagtaaaGATTTAGACTGAGTAAATGAATGAGAAAACCTGAAATGTAGTGAGAATAATAGTGTAGTGACTAAAATGACTTGGTAAAATATCAAGATAGagtaataagaattttatggAGTGCAAAATATATAGAGAACATGTGAAAACCAATGGAAAATGAGAACAAGAGTGATCGAACTTGGTTACTCAAATAACTGCACAAGAGCCTTTATTTATAAGCAACTGTAGAGTAGAATCTAGAAGGTCATTAGGGCAAATCACATACTATTGGTAAGATGTACGTGTCAACTAATTAACAAAAGATTAGATTGAGATTTGGACTTATCTGGATGAAAATATGGTCTTTCGAATGAGTCTTCTCCAATCAACCTGAAAGTCTTGGAGTTCGTTACCTGCTGTGTGATAGTTGACTTCAGCCACCTCGGTGGAATTAGTTATATGTTTTTAAGTATGAGGTATTTTATGATGTCATGTGTATAGGTGATATGTCGTCCTTACTGTATGCCAACTGAGTGAGGGTCCCACAGCTTCTTTGTGGCTTGTGATTACACTGAATTGAGCCGAGTCGAATTGAGCCTATCGCTCATGGTTGGCTCGCGGCTTAGGGGCGGTTTGGCCTTTTATTTTCctgaaaaattcattttccagcaaaataaaaaggtctagaaaattatatttgatgtggCGATCATTTTggatgtttgaaaattattttatttttctaagtctaaataatttattttctctattttgtGTGTtgtggaaaattaaaaatggctTGGAAAATCATTTTGTGAATGCTGTAGttgtgattgtaatttatgcccatataattatttatgcaatATTTCGTGATTGCAACTATACTAGTATGTCtattttattgcaatatttattattgctATTTATGCTAATGAGCCTCTCATCTGCATAAACATATGTGTTTATTGCaatatttgttgaaattatgCAGTATGATTTTGTGATATGAATATATGGACATTAACATTTGGGTACTCATGTATtatgtgtgtattttattattatggagataatttattacaatggTGGTAACTAAAGTAGGCTtgtaaataatgtaattattttagaataatattGTGGCCTTATAtctgtgttttatatatatatatatatatatatatatattgaaaatgtatttgttAGGCCAATTTTTGAGGAGGCTATATATTACTTCTTTTTTGGGATATGTTTcg
The nucleotide sequence above comes from Sesamum indicum cultivar Zhongzhi No. 13 linkage group LG11, S_indicum_v1.0, whole genome shotgun sequence. Encoded proteins:
- the LOC105173301 gene encoding LOW QUALITY PROTEIN: transcription factor UNE10 (The sequence of the model RefSeq protein was modified relative to this genomic sequence to represent the inferred CDS: deleted 1 base in 1 codon), producing MNQCVPSWDLDQHAPPRLVHRARSNSSNSLPAEVVPSLDYEVAELTWENGQLAMHGLGPPRVVNKPTLASSPTKYSNWDRPRAGGTLESIVNQATGHLRPKSAVDGGGGDNAKELVPWFDPHRAAIVNPATASASITVTMDALVPCNNNSICRNDNNQENSAHVLEGIGTCVVGCSTRVGSCSAAAVATDGGDRVARVGVCSCKANASASESATCGGRDSRQLTLDTCERELGGGGFTSTSLWSPENTSSGKEYTKTSADDHDSVCHSRSQRDAFDEEGKKKGSGKSSVSTKRSRAAAIHNQSERKRRDKINQRMKTLQKMVPNSSKTDKASMLDEVIEYLKQLQAQVQMMSRMNMPSMMLPLAMQQQQQLHMSMMSMAGLGVMDLNTIGRAAAMPPVPAAAAVIPPPAAFMPMASWDIQGDRLPSPAVVPDFLSAALLACQSQPMTIDGYSRLAALFQQFQQPPTSG